The DNA segment AAAACATCCAGAGAGAGCTTTTTTTTGTATCGTTTGGTAAAATAAGAAAGAAGAAGTAGTTGTGACTGGGGGAAATTGAAATGGAAATTGCTGAAACAATCATCGAGGTACGCTACGCTGAAACAGATCAAATGGGCGTCGTTTATCATAATAATTATCTTGTATGGATGGAAATTGGTCGTACAAGATTAATTGAACAATTAGGTTTTCGTTATTTTGATATGGAAGAAGCGGGTTATCTTTCTCCGGTATTAGATGTGCATATTCATTACGGGAAACCACTGCGTTATGGACAAAAGGCAGTTGTAAAAACATGGATAAAAGGGTATGATGGACTTCGTGTTACTTATGGTTATGAAATTTGCTATGAAGAAACAAAGGAAGTTGCAATAACCGGAGAAACAGAGCATGTTTGTGTA comes from the Listeria welshimeri serovar 6b str. SLCC5334 genome and includes:
- a CDS encoding acyl-CoA thioesterase; amino-acid sequence: MEIAETIIEVRYAETDQMGVVYHNNYLVWMEIGRTRLIEQLGFRYFDMEEAGYLSPVLDVHIHYGKPLRYGQKAVVKTWIKGYDGLRVTYGYEICYEETKEVAITGETEHVCVTKEDFRPVSLRRTFPNWHEAYLKALE